The window AAGTAGTCTCAAAACTTCAAAGTGTGTGTTTGATTGGTCTTAGAGTTGCATGAGAGATTCTCTGAAAGGAGATTCTCTCATGGAATTGACGCTGATCTGGTGGCCCAAACGGAAACGGGCTTCCTTAACTTCAGCGTCCAGGACGGATCGCACAGTCACTTTGACTGATAAACAATGGGCGTTCATCTCGGGTTTGTTTCGGTGGACGCCACCCACTTCCAAAGGAGGCCGTCCCAAAGCCCATCCACGGGACTGTTTGGAAGGTGTTTTGTGGGTGCTGGTGACCGGGGCTCGATGGAAAGATTTACCAAAAGAATATCCCTCCAAAGCCACCTGCCATCGACGTTTTGTCGAATGGACCAAAGATGGTCGTCTCCTGAAAGTGTGGCAACGTTTGCTTGAACTGACCGACTCTCGCCAGCCAATTGATCTTTCCGAGACATTTGCCGACGGAACGTTTTCGTCAGGTAAAAAAGGGGGCAAAGTATTGGCCCAACTCGTCGTGGGAAGGGGACAAAAGTGATGATCTGTGTCGACGCGAATGGAATTCCCATTGGCATCGACACAGAATCGGCCAACCGCAACGAAGTCATTTTGATCGAACCGCTGCTGGACAAACTGGCATTGCAAAATCGACAACCCGAGCGTGTCATTTACGACAAGGCGGCCGACAGCGACAAGCTTCGTCTGCGACTGGCAGCGAGAGATATTGACTTGATCTGCCCTCACAAGAAGGACCGCGTCAGTCCCCCGCTGCAAGATGGTCGCAAGCTCAGACGCTACCGACGAAGATGGATCGTGGAACGCACCATCGCCTGGCTGCACAACTACCGCCGGATTGTCACACGCTGGGAACGCCATGATTTTCTCTACGAAGGTTTCGTTATCCTCGGATGTGCATTTACACTGCTCAAACGGTTTTGAGACCGCTT of the Thalassoglobus sp. JC818 genome contains:
- a CDS encoding transposase, with amino-acid sequence MELTLIWWPKRKRASLTSASRTDRTVTLTDKQWAFISGLFRWTPPTSKGGRPKAHPRDCLEGVLWVLVTGARWKDLPKEYPSKATCHRRFVEWTKDGRLLKVWQRLLELTDSRQPIDLSETFADGTFSSGKKGGKVLAQLVVGRGQK
- a CDS encoding transposase; amino-acid sequence: MICVDANGIPIGIDTESANRNEVILIEPLLDKLALQNRQPERVIYDKAADSDKLRLRLAARDIDLICPHKKDRVSPPLQDGRKLRRYRRRWIVERTIAWLHNYRRIVTRWERHDFLYEGFVILGCAFTLLKRF